From the genome of Streptococcus marmotae, one region includes:
- a CDS encoding GtrA family protein, with the protein MKEWIAKHPDLWEFIKFNVLSNIATITNFAVLWLSTNFLFTAFSGQDFHWMIFHYSVDNGGLNGFLSFLLAYVVAQIVNYIVQRKLVFGAENDISKTLHWYILTVVVAGILSIVLPPYSTQLFTSWGLSLGWAQTAANWVNIFVQVAVNYPMMKFVIMK; encoded by the coding sequence ATGAAAGAGTGGATTGCCAAGCATCCTGATTTGTGGGAATTTATTAAGTTTAACGTCTTGTCCAATATTGCGACGATTACGAACTTCGCAGTTCTGTGGTTGTCAACAAACTTTCTATTTACCGCTTTTTCAGGGCAAGATTTTCATTGGATGATATTCCATTATTCCGTTGACAATGGTGGCTTAAACGGTTTTCTATCTTTCTTATTAGCTTATGTCGTTGCGCAGATTGTGAACTATATTGTTCAGCGAAAACTGGTCTTTGGAGCGGAAAATGATATATCAAAAACCCTCCATTGGTATATCTTGACGGTGGTTGTGGCAGGTATCTTATCCATTGTCTTACCACCCTATTCCACTCAGCTATTCACATCATGGGGCTTGAGCCTAGGCTGGGCTCAAACGGCTGCCAACTGGGTTAATATCTTTGTCCAAGTTGCCGTTAACTATCCGATGATGAAATTTGTCATTATGAAATAA
- the aspS gene encoding aspartate--tRNA ligase → MKRSMYAGRVRKEHIGQEITLKGWVGRRRDLGGLIFIDLRDREGIMQLVINPEMVSSDVMEQAEKVRSEFVLEVTGQVVAREQVNATLPTGEVELQVSSLTILNVAKTTPFEIKDGIEASDDTRLRYRYLDLRRPEMLANFKLRAAATHSIRNYLDELEFIDVETPMLTKSTPEGARDYLVPSRVSKGHFYALPQSPQITKQLLMNAGFDRYYQIVKCFRDEDLRGDRQPEFTQVDLETSFLSELEIQDIVEGLLARVMKETKGIDVALPFPRMSYDHAMNAYGSDKPDTRFEMLLQDLTDIVKEVDFKVFSQAPAVKAIVVKGAADNYSRKDIDTLTDYAKQFGAKGLAWIKVTNGELTGPIAKFLTAITEKLTEGLQLVDKDLVLFVADELEIANNTLGALRTRLAKEQGLIDESKFNFLWIVDWPMFEWSEEEGRFMSAHHPFTLPTEETAHHLEGDLASVRAVAYDIVLNGYELGGGSLRINQKEMQEKMFKALGFSAEQAHDQFGFLLEAMDYGFPPHGGLAIGLDRLVMLLAGKDNIREVIAFPKNNKASDPMTQAPSTVANSQLEELALQIQTTNE, encoded by the coding sequence ATGAAACGTTCGATGTATGCGGGACGTGTTCGGAAAGAACACATCGGTCAAGAAATTACTTTGAAAGGTTGGGTTGGTCGCCGTCGTGACTTGGGTGGCTTGATTTTTATTGACTTGCGGGACCGTGAAGGAATCATGCAGTTGGTCATTAATCCTGAGATGGTATCTAGTGATGTGATGGAACAGGCTGAGAAAGTGCGGAGCGAGTTTGTTCTTGAAGTAACAGGACAAGTTGTTGCACGTGAACAGGTCAACGCTACTCTACCGACAGGTGAAGTCGAGCTACAAGTGTCTAGCCTGACGATTTTAAACGTAGCCAAAACAACTCCGTTTGAAATTAAGGATGGTATTGAAGCAAGCGATGATACTCGTCTTCGCTACCGCTATTTGGACTTACGCCGTCCTGAGATGCTTGCAAACTTTAAATTGCGAGCTGCAGCAACACATAGTATCCGCAATTATTTGGACGAACTGGAGTTTATCGACGTTGAAACACCGATGTTGACCAAGTCAACACCAGAAGGTGCACGCGATTACTTGGTGCCAAGTCGTGTGAGTAAGGGGCATTTTTATGCTTTGCCACAAAGTCCACAGATTACCAAGCAATTGCTCATGAATGCTGGTTTTGACCGCTACTATCAAATTGTGAAATGCTTCCGTGATGAGGATCTGCGTGGAGATCGCCAGCCAGAGTTTACACAAGTTGACTTAGAAACCTCCTTCTTATCTGAGCTAGAAATTCAAGATATAGTAGAGGGTTTACTTGCGCGTGTCATGAAAGAGACTAAAGGAATCGATGTTGCTCTACCATTTCCTCGTATGAGCTATGACCATGCCATGAATGCTTATGGTAGCGATAAACCGGATACTCGATTTGAGATGCTCTTGCAAGACTTGACAGATATTGTAAAGGAAGTTGACTTTAAAGTCTTTTCCCAAGCTCCTGCTGTTAAAGCGATTGTAGTCAAAGGTGCAGCAGACAATTACTCGCGTAAAGACATTGATACATTAACTGATTACGCTAAGCAATTTGGGGCAAAAGGCCTAGCTTGGATAAAGGTTACAAATGGTGAATTGACAGGTCCAATTGCCAAGTTCTTGACAGCTATTACAGAAAAGTTGACAGAAGGTTTACAATTAGTAGACAAGGATTTGGTCCTATTTGTTGCAGACGAATTAGAAATTGCGAATAATACATTAGGAGCGCTTCGTACTCGTCTTGCTAAGGAACAAGGCTTGATTGATGAAAGCAAGTTTAACTTCCTGTGGATTGTGGATTGGCCAATGTTTGAATGGTCAGAAGAAGAAGGTCGTTTCATGAGCGCTCATCATCCATTTACACTTCCGACAGAAGAAACAGCACATCATTTGGAAGGCGATTTGGCAAGTGTTCGTGCGGTTGCCTATGACATCGTCTTAAATGGTTATGAATTAGGAGGTGGAAGCCTACGTATTAACCAAAAAGAGATGCAAGAGAAGATGTTCAAAGCGCTTGGCTTTAGTGCTGAACAGGCTCATGACCAATTTGGTTTCCTTTTGGAAGCGATGGACTACGGTTTCCCACCACATGGTGGACTTGCAATCGGATTGGACCGTTTGGTTATGCTCCTAGCAGGTAAGGACAATATTCGTGAGGTAATCGCCTTTCCTAAGAACAATAAGGCCAGTGATCCAATGACCCAAGCTCCAAGTACGGTAGCTAACAGTCAATTAGAAGAATTAGCACTTCAGATTCAAACAACTAATGAATAG
- a CDS encoding glycoside hydrolase family 3 C-terminal domain-containing protein: MKHREIIEQLTLAEKAALMSGKSVWETKDFPEKGIPSVFLSDGPHGIRKQEGSGDHLGLNASVPATCFPTAATLANSWDPNLVEKVGAALGAEASSLGVHVVLGPGLNIKRNPLCGRNFEYYSEDPYQAGKMAAAMIRGLQSQGVAATPKHFAVNSQELRRMASDSVVDERTLREIYLTGFEIAVREGNPKAIMSAYNQINGIYANEDKRLLRDILRDEWGFTGFVVSDWGGSNDHVLGVENGSHLEMPGTTTVGQKELIAAVQSGRLSERVLDERVDELLQVVLELAAQEKRSIHPEEQHRLAQRAAAESVVLLKNDEQILPLQAEKTVAIIGEFAQNPRYQGAGSSLINARQVENTVDSIADYSLTVVGYAQGYQRIDQPDETLVTEAISLAKQADTVLYYMGLDEISESEGLDRSHLNLPQNQLYLLGKLAAVHENIVVVLSAGSVVDMSWTQHVKAVIHGYLAGEAGARAMLDALTGIVNPSGKLSETYPVNLADVPSSKDFPAEGDYALYREGLYVGYRYFDTSKKAVHYPFGYGLSYTSFAYSNLLVHETGISVTITNTGTCAGAEVVQLYVGKEDGAIFRPKKELKGFAKVYLEAGQSKEITISFDDKTFRYFNTLINSFEVEGGAYQLYIGASVSDIRLVAEVTQAATTDQLPDMAGLEHYQSGQVDQVTDEEFARLLGRPVPVESWTIGQELRLNDPLLKLQYAKSGLARLVYKLLHHLLKKAEKKGKPDLNLLFLYNMPFRALAKMTGGMIDQQMVAAILIIVNGHFIKGVGQLWKAFRAKNSYQKQLS; this comes from the coding sequence ATGAAACATCGTGAGATTATTGAGCAATTAACCTTAGCAGAAAAAGCAGCTCTGATGTCTGGTAAGTCTGTTTGGGAAACCAAGGATTTTCCAGAAAAAGGAATTCCGTCCGTTTTTTTATCAGACGGGCCACACGGTATTCGTAAGCAAGAAGGAAGTGGGGATCATCTAGGCTTGAATGCTTCCGTTCCAGCGACTTGCTTCCCAACAGCAGCGACTCTTGCAAATAGTTGGGATCCAAATTTGGTGGAAAAAGTTGGGGCGGCCTTAGGGGCAGAAGCAAGTAGTTTGGGTGTTCATGTGGTCTTGGGGCCTGGACTCAATATCAAGCGGAATCCCTTGTGTGGACGTAATTTTGAATATTATTCAGAAGATCCATATCAGGCAGGAAAAATGGCAGCAGCTATGATCCGTGGTCTGCAATCTCAAGGTGTAGCAGCTACGCCAAAACATTTTGCGGTAAATAGTCAAGAGCTTCGTCGTATGGCTTCTGATTCCGTTGTAGATGAGCGCACACTACGTGAAATCTATCTGACAGGATTTGAAATCGCTGTTCGTGAAGGAAATCCGAAGGCGATTATGTCTGCTTATAATCAGATCAATGGGATTTATGCTAATGAAGATAAACGATTGTTACGAGATATTTTACGGGATGAATGGGGCTTTACAGGCTTTGTCGTTTCAGACTGGGGTGGCTCAAATGACCATGTTCTTGGAGTTGAAAATGGCAGTCATCTGGAAATGCCAGGCACGACAACGGTTGGTCAAAAGGAATTGATTGCTGCAGTCCAATCTGGGCGTCTGTCTGAACGTGTGCTCGATGAGCGCGTGGATGAGCTGTTGCAGGTTGTCTTAGAATTAGCGGCACAAGAAAAGCGTAGCATTCATCCTGAGGAACAGCACCGTCTAGCGCAACGAGCAGCTGCAGAAAGTGTTGTCTTACTAAAAAATGACGAACAAATCCTCCCACTTCAAGCAGAAAAAACAGTTGCTATAATTGGAGAATTTGCTCAAAATCCACGTTATCAAGGGGCAGGTTCTTCCCTTATTAACGCTAGACAGGTAGAAAATACGGTGGATAGCATTGCGGATTATTCCTTAACAGTTGTTGGCTATGCACAGGGTTACCAGCGAATTGACCAACCAGATGAAACCTTGGTGACAGAGGCTATTTCCTTAGCGAAGCAAGCGGATACTGTCTTATATTACATGGGCTTGGATGAAATTAGTGAGAGTGAGGGATTAGATCGCAGTCATTTGAATTTGCCGCAAAATCAGCTTTATTTACTTGGGAAATTAGCAGCAGTTCATGAGAATATTGTCGTAGTCCTATCAGCAGGTTCTGTCGTTGATATGAGTTGGACTCAGCATGTAAAAGCAGTGATTCATGGTTATTTGGCAGGTGAAGCAGGGGCAAGAGCCATGCTGGATGCGCTGACTGGTATCGTCAACCCAAGCGGAAAATTAAGTGAAACCTATCCAGTGAATCTGGCAGATGTCCCTTCTTCGAAAGATTTTCCTGCCGAAGGTGATTATGCACTCTATCGCGAGGGTCTATACGTTGGCTACCGGTATTTCGATACCAGTAAGAAAGCTGTTCACTATCCATTTGGCTACGGTCTATCGTATACGAGCTTTGCTTACAGCAATCTCCTCGTTCACGAGACAGGAATTTCTGTGACGATCACCAATACGGGTACTTGTGCTGGTGCTGAAGTCGTGCAATTGTATGTGGGGAAAGAAGACGGCGCTATTTTCCGACCTAAAAAAGAATTAAAAGGTTTTGCAAAGGTGTATTTGGAAGCAGGTCAATCAAAAGAAATAACGATTTCCTTTGATGATAAGACCTTCCGTTACTTCAATACCTTGATCAATTCCTTTGAAGTTGAAGGAGGAGCCTATCAGCTTTACATCGGTGCAAGTGTGTCAGATATTCGTTTGGTAGCAGAAGTAACGCAAGCAGCTACAACTGATCAATTACCGGATATGGCAGGACTAGAACACTATCAATCTGGTCAAGTTGATCAGGTGACAGATGAAGAGTTTGCTCGTTTGCTAGGCCGACCAGTACCTGTTGAATCTTGGACAATTGGTCAGGAACTCCGTCTCAATGATCCCTTATTGAAGTTGCAGTATGCCAAGAGTGGATTGGCTCGCTTGGTTTATAAATTGCTACACCATTTATTGAAAAAAGCTGAAAAGAAAGGAAAACCAGACCTGAACTTACTATTCCTTTATAATATGCCATTTAGAGCCCTTGCCAAAATGACAGGAGGTATGATAGATCAACAAATGGTTGCAGCTATTTTAATCATCGTGAATGGTCACTTTATAAAAGGTGTTGGCCAATTATGGAAAGCCTTTCGTGCCAAGAACAGTTACCAAAAGCAACTTTCATAA
- a CDS encoding glycosyltransferase family 2 protein — translation MTLLSVAIPSYNAQEYLHYCVESLVVGGDLVEILIINDGSSDRTQEIAEQLAAKYANVRAIYQENKGHGGAVNTGMREATGRYFKVVDSDDWVDTRAYLKILETLTKLESQGQYVDAFISNFVYEKEGQSRKKSMHYQNVLPTERIFTWDDVAAFSKGTYMMMHSLIYRTDLLREVDLVLPEHTFYVDNIFVFTPLQAVKTMYYLPVDFYRYFIGRHDQSVNESVMIKRIDQQLKVNRILVDSLDLDAIDQPDLRSYLLNHVEITTIISCALLNRGGTAEHMMKKQELWNYIRDNNPALFKIVRSGLLGQLTNLYGYPGRKISNAVYKIAKSIYGFN, via the coding sequence ATGACTTTATTAAGTGTTGCCATTCCGAGTTACAATGCGCAAGAATATCTACATTACTGTGTTGAATCACTCGTTGTTGGAGGTGATTTAGTCGAAATTTTAATTATCAATGACGGTTCAAGCGATCGTACACAAGAAATTGCGGAACAACTTGCAGCCAAGTATGCCAATGTTCGGGCGATTTATCAAGAAAATAAGGGCCATGGTGGGGCAGTAAATACTGGTATGCGGGAGGCTACAGGTCGCTATTTTAAGGTAGTGGATAGCGATGATTGGGTTGATACGAGGGCCTATCTCAAAATCCTTGAAACCTTGACAAAATTGGAAAGTCAGGGGCAATACGTGGATGCGTTTATCTCGAATTTTGTCTATGAAAAGGAAGGACAATCTCGTAAGAAGAGTATGCACTACCAGAATGTCTTACCGACTGAGCGCATTTTTACTTGGGATGATGTAGCTGCCTTTTCAAAGGGGACCTATATGATGATGCATTCGCTGATTTATCGGACAGACCTGCTAAGAGAGGTAGACTTGGTGTTACCAGAGCATACCTTTTATGTAGACAATATTTTTGTCTTTACGCCACTACAAGCTGTCAAGACCATGTATTATCTGCCGGTTGATTTTTACCGTTATTTTATCGGGCGTCATGACCAATCTGTTAATGAATCGGTGATGATCAAGCGGATTGACCAGCAGCTGAAGGTGAATCGTATCTTGGTGGACAGTTTGGACTTGGATGCCATTGATCAACCCGATTTGCGCAGCTATTTGCTGAATCATGTAGAGATTACGACTATTATCTCTTGTGCCCTTCTTAACCGAGGTGGGACAGCTGAGCATATGATGAAAAAGCAAGAATTGTGGAACTATATTCGAGACAATAATCCAGCTCTCTTTAAAATCGTTCGCAGTGGTTTGTTAGGGCAATTGACGAACCTATATGGCTACCCAGGCCGGAAGATTTCAAACGCTGTTTACAAGATTGCAAAGAGCATTTACGGCTTTAATTGA
- a CDS encoding glycoside hydrolase family 3 protein, translated as MKTWKNCFMGVLVTASLFSKDVQAKEVNYPENYVKMNSTTFTSILFGVVLVIILGMFAFSILRFRKNKSLKSHWRKVGLFFLTLFSLMILGLNFVLNIVATTVNLYFSPSYANQKQVDSSVAKTKNLVTEVQSEGSVLLENKKSTLPLKNGSKVNLFGISSVRLTYGGTGSGAANEATNITLQEGLEKAGLEVNTQLVEYYKKNLPEKKKADIHNLTGGDFSINELDVDSYPSDIIKDAQSFSDTAIVTFSRQGGEGGDLPMDMASYNGDADKHYLELQDVERKLLNVVKEKFNKVIVLVNSSNAMELGFLEDEGVDAALWIGNPGSTGAYGVGQIVTGQVNPSGRLVDTYAYDVTESPAYYNQGNFTYTNITETVKKDGEEVTEYPAHFLNYAEGIYVGYRYYETRFVDNATGKVDEAAYQKAVQYPFGYGLSYTNFKQEITSMKEDGDEIEVKVKVTNTGEVAGKDVAQVYYTAPYTAGGIEKSHVVLAGFGKTEVLEPGKSEELAIRFDRDDLASYDEKNEKAYVLDAGNYEIKLMNNAHDVLDSKTYTVAQKEVRKQRTSDKAEVTNAFEYAVGDVNYVTRNDWTGTLPTERTKDKEATDEISKALDLNQLVIENRDSDEDIIVRNNGLRLVDMVGLEYDDPKWEQILQQLSVADMKRLVGAGGYGTVEINSIDKPATVELDGPAGVNGIFKPIFGTQLNSEVVIASTWNTELAGKIGDAISSEALALGVVGLYAPAVNIHRTPFSGRNFEYYSEDPVVSGKMASAFVQNATKQGVYTYMKHFALNDQESNREGVATWSNEQAIREVYLKAFEIPVKEGKATGLMSSFNRIGTIWTGASYPLLTTVLRGEWGFKGTVITDGSFGKKYMNVDQAIRAGNDLILNPLPFLNSIQDTNTTKQALRAASKNILYTIANSKAMEVYVPKTRTWMLVVCVAELVIVGIWSLSMYAISGKIKSKKKDWVE; from the coding sequence ATGAAGACTTGGAAAAATTGTTTTATGGGAGTGCTAGTGACTGCTAGCTTATTTAGTAAAGATGTTCAAGCAAAGGAAGTTAATTACCCAGAAAATTATGTCAAGATGAATAGTACAACTTTTACAAGTATTCTTTTTGGGGTAGTTTTAGTGATTATTTTGGGAATGTTTGCTTTTTCTATTTTGCGGTTTCGCAAAAATAAATCTCTCAAATCACATTGGAGGAAAGTTGGCTTATTTTTCTTAACACTTTTCTCTCTCATGATATTAGGCCTTAATTTTGTTCTTAACATCGTTGCAACAACAGTGAATTTATATTTTTCTCCGTCATATGCTAATCAGAAACAGGTAGATAGTTCAGTCGCAAAGACAAAAAATTTAGTTACAGAAGTGCAATCAGAAGGTTCTGTCTTATTAGAAAATAAAAAAAGTACTTTACCATTAAAGAATGGAAGTAAAGTGAATCTTTTTGGAATTTCTTCAGTTAGATTGACTTATGGTGGGACAGGTTCTGGTGCTGCTAATGAAGCTACAAATATCACTCTTCAAGAAGGACTAGAGAAAGCTGGCTTGGAAGTGAATACTCAACTGGTGGAATATTATAAGAAAAATCTTCCTGAAAAAAAGAAAGCTGATATTCATAATTTGACAGGGGGAGATTTTTCTATAAACGAGCTGGATGTAGATAGCTATCCATCAGATATTATAAAAGATGCACAATCTTTCTCAGATACTGCTATTGTGACATTTTCCCGCCAGGGAGGGGAAGGCGGAGACTTGCCAATGGATATGGCGAGTTATAATGGTGATGCCGATAAACACTACTTGGAGTTACAAGACGTAGAACGCAAATTACTAAACGTAGTTAAAGAAAAGTTTAATAAAGTTATTGTATTAGTCAATTCTTCTAATGCGATGGAGCTTGGCTTCCTAGAAGATGAAGGTGTGGATGCAGCCCTTTGGATTGGTAACCCAGGTTCAACAGGGGCATACGGAGTAGGACAAATTGTAACTGGTCAAGTTAATCCATCAGGACGCTTAGTTGATACCTATGCATATGATGTAACGGAATCGCCTGCCTATTATAATCAAGGGAATTTTACATATACAAATATAACTGAAACAGTTAAAAAAGACGGGGAAGAAGTTACTGAATATCCAGCACATTTCCTTAATTATGCAGAAGGAATCTATGTCGGCTATCGTTACTACGAAACACGTTTTGTAGATAATGCGACAGGCAAAGTGGATGAAGCAGCGTATCAAAAAGCGGTTCAATACCCATTCGGATATGGTCTATCTTATACCAACTTTAAACAAGAAATTACCAGCATGAAAGAAGATGGTGATGAGATTGAAGTGAAAGTGAAGGTCACAAACACTGGTGAGGTTGCTGGTAAAGATGTAGCGCAAGTCTACTATACAGCACCATATACAGCTGGTGGCATTGAGAAATCACATGTTGTTCTTGCTGGTTTTGGTAAGACAGAAGTGCTTGAGCCTGGTAAGAGCGAAGAATTAGCCATCCGCTTTGACCGTGATGACCTTGCATCCTATGATGAGAAAAACGAAAAAGCCTATGTCTTAGATGCTGGAAATTATGAGATTAAATTGATGAACAATGCTCATGATGTGCTCGATTCGAAGACTTACACCGTTGCTCAAAAAGAAGTACGTAAACAACGGACATCTGATAAGGCTGAGGTAACAAATGCCTTTGAATATGCAGTAGGTGATGTAAACTATGTGACTCGTAACGATTGGACAGGAACACTTCCAACGGAACGGACGAAAGATAAGGAAGCAACAGATGAAATCTCTAAGGCTTTGGATCTGAATCAGCTAGTAATTGAAAATAGAGATTCTGATGAAGATATTATTGTTAGGAACAATGGTTTGCGGTTAGTTGATATGGTTGGATTAGAATATGATGATCCTAAATGGGAACAGATACTCCAGCAATTATCGGTTGCTGATATGAAGCGTTTAGTAGGAGCAGGAGGATATGGAACAGTTGAAATTAATTCAATTGATAAACCTGCAACAGTTGAATTAGATGGTCCTGCCGGAGTCAATGGTATCTTCAAGCCTATTTTTGGAACTCAGCTTAACTCTGAAGTGGTAATTGCCTCAACTTGGAATACTGAGTTAGCTGGTAAAATAGGTGATGCTATAAGTTCAGAAGCTTTAGCATTAGGAGTAGTGGGTCTTTATGCACCAGCTGTTAATATTCACCGAACACCATTTTCTGGTCGAAATTTTGAGTATTATTCAGAAGACCCTGTTGTATCAGGGAAAATGGCATCAGCTTTTGTGCAAAATGCTACTAAACAAGGGGTCTATACATATATGAAACACTTTGCTCTCAACGATCAAGAGAGCAATCGTGAAGGTGTTGCAACTTGGTCAAATGAGCAAGCGATTCGTGAAGTCTATCTCAAGGCCTTTGAAATTCCAGTCAAGGAAGGGAAAGCAACAGGTCTAATGTCATCGTTTAATCGTATTGGAACTATATGGACAGGTGCTTCCTATCCCCTTTTAACAACGGTATTACGTGGAGAATGGGGATTTAAAGGGACTGTTATAACAGACGGATCATTTGGTAAAAAATATATGAATGTAGACCAGGCAATCCGTGCAGGTAATGATCTTATTCTTAATCCATTACCATTCTTAAACTCCATTCAGGATACTAATACTACTAAGCAAGCTTTGCGTGCGGCAAGTAAAAACATTCTATATACGATTGCTAACTCAAAAGCAATGGAAGTGTATGTGCCAAAGACAAGAACATGGATGTTAGTGGTATGTGTTGCAGAACTGGTAATTGTGGGAATATGGTCTCTATCTATGTACGCTATTTCTGGTAAAATCAAGTCTAAAAAGAAAGATTGGGTGGAATAG
- a CDS encoding GtrA family protein codes for MKEWIAKHPDLWEFIKFNVLSNIATITNFAVLWLSTNFLFTAFSGQDFHWLIFHYTAADHGGLNGFLSFLLAYVVAQIVNYIVQRKLVFGAENDISKTLHWYILTVVVAGILSIVLPPYSTQLFTSWGLSLGWAQTAANWVNILVQVAVNYPMMKFVIMK; via the coding sequence ATGAAAGAGTGGATTGCCAAACATCCTGATTTGTGGGAATTTATTAAGTTTAACGTCTTGTCCAATATTGCAACGATTACGAATTTCGCAGTTCTGTGGTTGTCAACAAACTTTCTATTTACCGCTTTTTCAGGGCAAGATTTTCATTGGCTGATTTTCCATTATACAGCAGCAGATCATGGTGGTTTAAATGGATTTCTATCCTTCCTGTTAGCTTATGTTGTTGCGCAGATTGTGAACTATATCGTTCAGCGGAAATTGGTTTTTGGAGCGGAAAATGATATATCAAAAACCCTCCATTGGTATATCTTGACGGTGGTTGTGGCAGGTATCTTATCCATTGTCTTACCACCCTATTCCACTCAGCTATTCACATCATGGGGCTTGAGCCTAGGATGGGCTCAAACAGCTGCCAACTGGGTTAATATCCTTGTCCAAGTTGCCGTTAACTATCCAATGATGAAATTTGTCATTATGAAATAA
- a CDS encoding type II toxin-antitoxin system death-on-curing family toxin, producing the protein MRYLSVEDIIKINVAIIQKYSPKEPVGITDANSLNMIVEQPKQEIFGKTLYPTIESKAAILWINLIKKHPFKNANKRTAFIAMQMFFQLNGYRTAIPIEDGLHLTLEIATFQGNFETLKEKITNFLSDKETVQKSKS; encoded by the coding sequence ATGCGATATCTATCTGTAGAAGATATTATTAAAATCAACGTCGCTATTATTCAAAAATATTCTCCAAAAGAACCTGTAGGCATTACAGATGCGAATAGTCTAAATATGATTGTAGAACAACCCAAACAAGAAATTTTTGGAAAAACACTCTATCCTACTATCGAAAGTAAGGCTGCTATTCTTTGGATCAATCTAATCAAAAAACATCCTTTCAAAAATGCAAATAAGCGGACTGCTTTCATTGCCATGCAAATGTTTTTTCAACTAAATGGCTATCGCACAGCTATTCCAATAGAAGATGGTTTACATCTAACCCTCGAAATTGCCACCTTTCAAGGGAATTTTGAAACATTAAAAGAGAAGATTACGAACTTTCTAAGCGATAAAGAAACCGTTCAAAAAAGCAAATCTTAA
- a CDS encoding aldo/keto reductase: MQKLGTTELEVSRIALGCMRMASLEASAAQAVVKTALEKGITFFDHADIYGGGESELRFAAAVNELGIRREDYILQSKCGIRKGYFDFSKEHILTSVDEILKRLRTDYLDVLVLHRPDALMEPEEVAEAFTQLKQAGKVRHFGVSNQNSYQMALLQSYLDEPLVVNQLQFSPAHTPLIDMGLHVNMKEDGATVRDGGVLDYCRLKGVTVQAWSPFLIDLQRGIFVDHPDYANLNQTIERLAAQYHVSREAIVVAWILRHPAKIQTIVGSMNPERLTNIAAAEKVHLTRPEWYDIYTSAGNSLP; this comes from the coding sequence ATGCAAAAACTGGGGACAACAGAGCTAGAGGTATCTCGAATCGCACTAGGCTGTATGCGCATGGCCAGTTTGGAGGCTTCAGCAGCTCAAGCAGTTGTTAAAACGGCTTTAGAAAAGGGCATTACGTTTTTTGATCATGCAGACATCTATGGTGGTGGGGAATCAGAGCTTCGGTTTGCAGCAGCTGTGAACGAATTGGGCATCCGTCGTGAGGACTACATTCTGCAATCTAAATGCGGTATTCGCAAGGGATATTTTGATTTTTCAAAAGAGCATATCCTAACTTCTGTCGATGAGATATTAAAACGGTTGAGAACTGATTATCTCGATGTCCTAGTCCTACATCGCCCAGATGCCCTCATGGAGCCAGAAGAAGTTGCAGAAGCCTTTACTCAGCTGAAACAAGCTGGAAAAGTCCGCCACTTCGGTGTCAGTAATCAAAATTCCTACCAAATGGCATTGCTCCAGTCTTATTTGGATGAGCCTTTGGTGGTCAATCAGTTGCAATTTTCACCTGCCCATACTCCCCTTATTGATATGGGCTTACATGTCAATATGAAAGAAGATGGAGCAACTGTCCGAGATGGTGGTGTCTTAGACTATTGTCGCTTAAAAGGAGTGACAGTTCAGGCCTGGTCACCATTTTTGATTGATCTACAAAGAGGAATTTTCGTTGATCATCCAGATTATGCCAACTTAAATCAGACGATTGAGCGCTTAGCAGCGCAATACCATGTTTCACGTGAAGCAATTGTCGTAGCCTGGATTTTGCGCCATCCTGCTAAGATTCAGACCATTGTAGGTTCTATGAATCCTGAACGGTTGACTAACATTGCCGCAGCTGAAAAAGTGCACCTCACACGACCAGAGTGGTACGACATCTACACGAGTGCAGGAAACAGTCTGCCATAG
- a CDS encoding AbrB/MazE/SpoVT family DNA-binding domain-containing protein — translation MNVKLRKTGNSAVITIPLEIQRTLGASIGEEIEFVTDGHTVKIKKAEPTFHFDIELQKALTQYDELMKELVDK, via the coding sequence ATGAATGTAAAACTCAGAAAGACTGGAAACAGTGCTGTTATTACCATACCTTTAGAAATTCAAAGAACTCTTGGAGCTAGTATCGGAGAAGAGATTGAGTTTGTCACAGACGGCCACACCGTTAAGATAAAAAAAGCCGAACCGACCTTTCATTTTGATATAGAACTTCAAAAAGCACTGACTCAATATGACGAATTGATGAAAGAATTGGTAGATAAATGA